ATCTGGGCAATTCATCTCACACAGTTTACACTTGGTGCATTTCTCCGGGTGGGCTACGCCGGCGATATTGTAGCCTTTTTCGTTTATCTGGTCGGTTATTTGGAACACGCCGCGCGGGCAGTAGTGGAGGCAAAGGGCGCAGCCTTTGCAGATGGTACCGTCTATATGAACAGTCACTTATCATCACCTCGGATGTGTTTGATCAGGTCGACGATCTGCTGGGGGGTACGGGCGATGTGGGCACCGGCTTGGCTAAGAGCCTCAATCTTGGCTTGGGCGGTGCCGCGGTTGCCTTCGATGATTGCGCCGGCATGGCCTAGGGATTTCCCTTTAGGAGCTGCTCGGCCAACGATCATGGCTACTACCGGTTTGGTCACTTGCTCAGCTATGAATTCAGCCGCTTCTTCTTCCATGGTGCCGCCAATCTCGCCCACCAGGACGATGATATCTGTTTCGGGATCATGTTCGAACAGTTCTACGACCTCTTTTTGCGTCAAACCCCAGATAGGGCCGCCGCCGATAGCCAGGACAGTGGATTGGCCGATGCCGGCTTCGGTGAGCATTTTTCCGATCTCGTAGGACAAGGCTCCGCTCTTAGACACCAGGCCTACGCTGCCTTGGATATACATCCGGGGCGGATGGGCCCCCAGTTTACATTTCCCCGGGGAAATTACGCCGGCGGTACCCGGTCCTAGCACTGTACAACCGTTGGCTTGGGCATAAGCCAGTATATCTACTACATCGTGATCCGGTATACCTTCGGCCGTAATTACCAGGAATTTTATCCCTGCCTGGATGATCTCGAAACAAGCATCTTTGGTAAAACGGGGTGGGACGAAACTGATGGCGGCATCAATTGCATGCTCGGCTACGGCTTCGGCGACAAAATCGTACACCGGAATGCCTTCAACCGTGTTGCCGCCCTTGCCCGGCGTCACACCGGCCACAATCTTGGTCCCGTACTCTTTCATCACTTTGGTCTGAAGCGCCCCTGAGCGGCCGGTGATGCCTTGAACTAACACCTTGGTATTTTCGTCGATTAGGATTGCCATTTGCTGTCACCCTCCGCTCCCTGGACTGCCGCCTCTATCGCCGCTAACAAATCGTCGTAGGCAGGAATACCGGCTTGGGCCATTATTTTTTTGCCCTCTTCTTCCATGGTTCCGCACATGCGGACAATGACCGGAATCTCGAGTCCGTGGGCTTGTTGATAGTTGACAATACCCTCGGCCATTTCGTCCATGCGGTTGAAGCCACCGATGAGAACTACCAGCAAACTCTTAACATTGGGATCGGCGAGTACTGTTTCCATGGCTTTGTACATAACTTCGGGGCTAGTAAGTCCGCCCATCTCGCAGAAGTTGGCGGCTTCGCCTCCGGCGTCTTTGATTAGATCTAGGGTAAGCATGCCGGTACCGGCACCGTCACTGATAAGGCCTACTGTTCCGGTCAGGGGAACATAAGTGATGGTATCCTCGCTCCCAAGAGCTGGAGTCGAATCAGCCCCCGGTAATGCTTGCTGCTCTTCTCGTAGCTCCTTCAATAATTCGCCTTGTCGAAAATCGGCTTTGTCATCCAGGGTAACTTTGCCGTCTAACGCCAGTAGCCCCGCATCGGTAGAGGCCAGGGGATTGATCTCCACCAGAGTAGCGTCTAGCTCGCTGAATGCTTGATAAAGCTTAGAGATAAAGTCCTTAAGCCCGCCTTTACTTTGGTAGCCTAGATGTTTGGCTAAGTAGCGTATTTGGTAGTCTTGTGGTCCTATTAGAGGATCAATTGGGATTCTGATAATTTTCTCCGGCGTTTGCGCCGCCACTTGTTCTATATCCATACCGCCGGCAGGGCTGGCGATGAGTAGCGGCCGGGCAGTTCCGCCTTGTAAGACAATGGAAAGGTAATACTCTTGGGCAATCTCTGCCTTTTCTTCGGCTAGCACGGCGCGGACCGGATCGTCTTTTATTTTCATGTCAAAGAGCTGGGTAAGTAGAGCCCTCAGCTCTGTTTTCTCTGAACAGAGCTTGATGCCACCGGCCTTACCTCGTCCGCCGGTTAGAACTTGAGTTTTTAAGACTAAGGGAAAGGGTAGCTTGGGAACATCTTGTGAGGACAGCAGTAAATCACTTTGCGGCACTGGTAGGCCATATTGGGTGAAAATTCTCTTGGCCTGGAATTCAAACAGCTTCATGTATTAGACCTCCACCGTTACCCCTTGGGCGAGTTTAATCCCTTCGTCTACTGCGCGTAGATTTGTGTCTAAAAATCTCGGTCGAGTCAGCTCTTTGATAACGGCAACCAAGTCTTCTTTGGTTAAAAGGCCGGTACTTTGTTGTAAAAAGCCTAAGACTACCATATTGGCCGAGATTCTGCTACCCAAATGGACAGCCGTCTCCGTAGCTGGCACCGGGATGACTCTTTCTTGGCAGCTGTGGGTGTTCTTTACTAACTGGGGATCAATGATCAAGGTGCCACCCGCACGCAAACTAGGTAAGTAACGATCCAGCGCACTCTGAGACAAGGCAATGAGAAGGTCCTTCTTATCCACCATGGGTGAGTTAATTAGCTGATCAGAAATGATAAGTTCGGCTTGGCATTGGCCGCCACGGGCTTCAGAGCCATAGGATTGAGTTTGAACAGCGTACAGTCCTCTCTTGGTAACAGCCGCCGTACCCAGTATTACTGCTGACAGCACAACTCCTTGGCCGCCAAAGCCACATAGTCTAATGCTTATCGGCTTCATGCGTTATCACCTTCTTTGTATATGGTGCTACCTGTAAACACCGGGCGCTTGATGTTAACAAATTCGCCTAGGACAAACTCACCAGCTCTTTCCTCTGCTGTCAGTTTGTCGGCATCGCGTAGGAGTACGGAGTTATCTTCAATCCACTTAACTAAGTCGGCGGGATTGCTGCTTTTGAGGACGTAACGCCCAAAATGAGTCGGGCACTGGGAAACTATTTCCACTAGGGCAAACCCGGGATGAGTCAGTGCAGTCTTCATGGCCCGAATAGCCTGAGGCCCATGACTGGTGTTCCAACGGCTAACGTAAGTTGCTCCCGCCGCCACTGCCAGCTCGCAAACATCAAACGGCGGTTCCATGCTGCCGTAAGGTGTGGTAGTTGTGGTGGCATTGATCGGCGTAGTCGGAGCGACTTGACCACCTGTCATGGCGAAGTTGAAGTTATTTACCAGAATAACAGTCACGTCTAGATTGCGACGGGCTGCCTGGATCAAATGGTTAGCCCCGATGGAAGCCGCATCGCCGTCGCCGGCAAAC
This window of the Bacillota bacterium genome carries:
- a CDS encoding ketoisovalerate oxidoreductase, translating into MKPISIRLCGFGGQGVVLSAVILGTAAVTKRGLYAVQTQSYGSEARGGQCQAELIISDQLINSPMVDKKDLLIALSQSALDRYLPSLRAGGTLIIDPQLVKNTHSCQERVIPVPATETAVHLGSRISANMVVLGFLQQSTGLLTKEDLVAVIKELTRPRFLDTNLRAVDEGIKLAQGVTVEV
- the sucC gene encoding succinate--CoA ligase subunit beta (catalyzes the interconversion of succinyl-CoA and succinate), whose translation is MKLFEFQAKRIFTQYGLPVPQSDLLLSSQDVPKLPFPLVLKTQVLTGGRGKAGGIKLCSEKTELRALLTQLFDMKIKDDPVRAVLAEEKAEIAQEYYLSIVLQGGTARPLLIASPAGGMDIEQVAAQTPEKIIRIPIDPLIGPQDYQIRYLAKHLGYQSKGGLKDFISKLYQAFSELDATLVEINPLASTDAGLLALDGKVTLDDKADFRQGELLKELREEQQALPGADSTPALGSEDTITYVPLTGTVGLISDGAGTGMLTLDLIKDAGGEAANFCEMGGLTSPEVMYKAMETVLADPNVKSLLVVLIGGFNRMDEMAEGIVNYQQAHGLEIPVIVRMCGTMEEEGKKIMAQAGIPAYDDLLAAIEAAVQGAEGDSKWQS
- the sucD gene encoding succinate--CoA ligase subunit alpha translates to MAILIDENTKVLVQGITGRSGALQTKVMKEYGTKIVAGVTPGKGGNTVEGIPVYDFVAEAVAEHAIDAAISFVPPRFTKDACFEIIQAGIKFLVITAEGIPDHDVVDILAYAQANGCTVLGPGTAGVISPGKCKLGAHPPRMYIQGSVGLVSKSGALSYEIGKMLTEAGIGQSTVLAIGGGPIWGLTQKEVVELFEHDPETDIIVLVGEIGGTMEEEAAEFIAEQVTKPVVAMIVGRAAPKGKSLGHAGAIIEGNRGTAQAKIEALSQAGAHIARTPQQIVDLIKHIRGDDK
- a CDS encoding 4Fe-4S dicluster domain-containing protein, which gives rise to MTVHIDGTICKGCALCLHYCPRGVFQITDQINEKGYNIAGVAHPEKCTKCKLCEMNCPD
- a CDS encoding 2-oxoacid:ferredoxin oxidoreductase subunit beta, which produces LSSMVTIGGVGCTARIPIYLNTDVLHGVHGRTLAWATGIKLHKPETPIVVFAGDGDAASIGANHLIQAARRNLDVTVILVNNFNFAMTGGQVAPTTPINATTTTTPYGSMEPPFDVCELAVAAGATYVSRWNTSHGPQAIRAMKTALTHPGFALVEIVSQCPTHFGRYVLKSSNPADLVKWIEDNSVLLRDADKLTAEERAGEFVLGEFVNIKRPVFTGSTIYKEGDNA